TGGCATGATCTCCATTGATTTCAGTGACGGTATAAATGATGACGTCATCGGAATCTTCTTCGAAATATCCGTCGAGTTCCATCCCGACACTTACCTCTACCGGCAACTCGCTGAGAGCTTCTGTGATCACGAGAGAGGGATCATATTTTCCGAATGCTTTATCCGATGTAAGGGTGATTTTGAACGTTTCTCCGATGCTTTTGCCTTCCAACGCTTGTTCGACCGTAGGGAAGATGTGGCCGTAATTACCGTGGAGATAGACAAGAGACTCCTCTTCTTCGTGGAGAAGGTTTCCCTCCGTGTCGTTGATATGGTAATCGATGGTAACGAGACAATTTTTGGTGATGGTCATAAGGTTCCTTAGGGTAGCGGTATGAGGATAGGGTTAAACGCTTTGGTCGAGATTATAGCGTGTCCGCCCACACGTAGTTCTGAAGCCTCAGTGGAGCTAAGAACGGTACGAACGACGGAGGAGCCTACGAGCAGTGTTACGATCACGGCTGGAGAGTCCTCTTCGATTTTGAGAACCTCGCCGATGAGCTGCAGTT
This genomic window from Sulfuricurvum sp. contains:
- a CDS encoding peptidylprolyl isomerase, whose product is MTITKNCLVTIDYHINDTEGNLLHEEEESLVYLHGNYGHIFPTVEQALEGKSIGETFKITLTSDKAFGKYDPSLVITEALSELPVEVSVGMELDGYFEEDSDDVIIYTVTEINGDHATMDGNHPLAGMDLIFEGTVLDIHEATPEEIKEVLEFHHHH